Below is a genomic region from candidate division WOR-3 bacterium.
TAATCAAAGAGAGGCATAATGATTTCAGTCTTACATGGCCGAGTTATCTCTAAGAATATTACCAGTGTGGTAATTGATTGTGCGGGTATCGGTTTTTCAGTCAATGTGCCTTTTTTAGTGGCACAAAGTTTAGCAATTGATTCAATTGTCACGATTCTGGTCCAGCCAATTTTTAGCCATGACAACTTTGAACTTTACGGGTTTCTCAAAAAAGAAGAACGGGACACTTTTAATCTCTTATTAAAAGTACCGGGAGTTGGTGCTCGCGCTGCGCTCAATATTCTTTCCCGACTAACACCAGAAGAGATTCACGATGCAATTGGCAAAGGCAAAACCGATGTCTTTAAGGCGATTTCAGGTATTGGTAAGAAAAAAGCAGAAATGATAATCTTCAATCTGCGTAAATCGGTTGCAGAAACCAGCACGACTCCAGAAGTGCAAAATACCGTGTTAACAGCGCTTATGGCTTTAGGGTTTAGCCGTAAAGAGGCGCTACAAAAATTATCCGCAATTCCGGATGTTAACTCTAAACCGATTGCCGAAATTATCCGATTAGTGCTCAAATCCCAAACTAAATAGTAAAATTAAAGATGTTATGCTGTTTATTATAAGAAGTTAAATGTTTGTAGCGATTAATGATTCTTCTTACACTTTTGCGAGATGCTTACAGGGAAAATATGTTACGAAATTATCAGGCAGTTTTCTTTCTGTATGCTTCAAGTTGTCTTATGATGAATTTTTGGTATAATTAAATAGTCAGTTTGTATGCTTACAATTAATCATCCCCGGATTATTTCGCCGAAGAAATTAGAAGGCGAAGAGGTCTTTGATATAAAATTACGGCCCACTTCGCTCACAGAGTTTGTTGGTCAACAGAAGATTAAAGAAAATCTTGCAGTCTTTATTTCCGCGGCTAAGCAAAGAAATGAACCATTAGAACATGTGCTCTTATTCGGACCATCTGGGTTAGGAAAGACAACCTTAGCCCATATTATTGCCAAAGAGATGTCAGCCAATATCAAATCGACGACTGGGTCCGTTTTGGAAAGGCCTTTGGATTTATGTGGTATCTTAACTAATTTAGGTGAAAAAGATATTCTGTTTATTGATGAAATTCACCGCACCAATAAAACCGTGGAAGAATATCTTTATCCGGCATTGGATGAATTTCTCATTGATATTATGTTAGATAAAGGACCAGGGGCACGAACCTGCAAAGTACCGATTAATAACTTCACCTTAGTGGGTGCGACAACGCGTTCTGGTTTATTAACCGCACCCTTAAGAGCCCGATTTGGCATTTCATTTCGATTAGACTATTACACGGCAGAAGACATATTCCAAATTATAAAGCGTTCCGCCCAAATTTTAGGTATTGCCATTGATAATGATGGTGCTATGGAAATTGCCCATCGGAGTCGGGGAACACCGAGAATTGCTAATCGGCTATTGCGAAGGGTCCGAGATTTTGCCCAGGTAGAAAAAAAATCTATTATCGATAAATCAATTGCGGAATATGCCTTAGAAAAACTGGAAATTGATAAGAATGGCCTGGATGAAATGGATAAAAGAATTATAATGACAATTATTGATAAGTTTAGTGGTGGACCAGTAGGTATAAACACCTTATCAGTTGCCTTAGGCGAAAATGCGGAGACGATTGAAGAAGTTTATGAGCCATATTTGGTGCAAATTGGATTTTTACACCGAACACCCCGAGGTCGAGAAGTAACGGAAATTGCTTATCAGTATTTTGGCAAGAAATCTAAAAAGCAAATTCAGATCGGTTTTGCAAAATCTAAATAGTCTAAAGAGATTGAAATATGAGTCATTAATTCCCCAATCGTATGGTTAAATCTTTTATTCTAATCAATTTACTAATAGTTAGTCTTTTAATCTCTAAAGACAATTTTAGCGAAAACTTGCGAACAGCTAAGAAACAGGTTGTTGTCTGCTTTGACGATGGTTTTTATGGTGTATATAAATATGCCTTTCCCGTATTAAAGCATTATAAAGTTCCCTTTGTTATCGGATTAATTGCTTCTTATATTAAACCAGGTACACCTCGACAAAATGCCTCTGCTTACTCTTATCTGAACCAGGGTGAAATTAAACAGATGCTTAATCAATCTGATGTTGAAATTGCCAGCCATTCTGTCCATCATCTTGATTTAGGAAAAATCACCCCGGAAAGAGCAAAATATGAGATTGCGGAATCTAAGGTCTTTTTAGAATCACTTTTCAACCAAGAAGTTAACACTTTTATCTACCCTTATGGAAGCACTAACTCTTATATTATAAGTTTAGTAAAAAACTCTGGCTACAAATTAGCCCGAAGTTGCCGATGGGGTGAAGTTAACCTCTGGACCGACCGCTACCTTATTCCAATTAAAGAAGTTAGAATGTCCACCACTATCACCGAAATAATTGACCACATTAAAAATAACTCAATCACAGTGCTGGTGTTTCATCGGATAACCCCTAATCCGATGGTCTTTACTGACTTTGGTTTGTCTAAGTTTAATCAATTAGTAAGTATGTTAGCATCCTCTCCTACAGTTCAATTTGTGACTTTTAAGGAATTATACCAACAATGGTGGCAGGAGATAACTATGCGATATATTGTGCAAAAAGACTGGTATTATAAGCCCAAAGACCTATTTCAGACAATAGAACTGGATAAGTTTGGAACTACATATCCTATTATTAATCAATAAGTTTAATTATTTTGTTTTAACTTGGGTTAATCTAAAAGATAGACATCGACCAAGTTAGAACTATGGATGCCGGCATCGGTCAATAACTTGGTGTTTTCTTTGTAGCCGACAAAGATATCGATTGAGTGACCATTAATTAAAGAGCCAATGTCATGGGCAAATACAATTCCATTATGTTTTTGAGAAGTGATTGCCGTGAGCATTGGTATATATAATTTTGAGCCTAAAGGAATGATTGCAGGGTCAACGGCAACTGAAGTCATAGGTGTGATATGATAACCACTATGACCTAAAAATCTATCCACTATCCTCACCTTATTAATTTTTTTCAAGTAACTAATTCGTCTGCCATCTTTTAGTTCGGCACAGGACTCTTTCTTGAAATCTTTTACGAACTTATACGGAAAATAACCTAAAAGTTGACCATTTTCTAAATATAATGGTGTGGTTTTAGGACCAGAATAATCCGACTCCTTTACAATCCAATAAAAAGTAACCCGAAACTTACCTAAGTATTTCAATTCACCAGCCTGATAACCAGTAACCTTTAATGATTCTAAAAGGGGGTGAATTGAAGCCGGTTCTTTATCTGTTACTTTTTGAATTTCAGATGGTTGGACAAATTTTTCATTGTTCTGCACAATTGCACGGTTTAAACAAAATAATTCAAAAATTAACAAAACCGGCAGAATTCTTAATAATCTATTGCCAAAACCCCTACTTTTTCGCAAGAATCCCAGATGGTGAAATGGGGGCCTTTTAATTAAATGAAAACCGGTTTTGGTTTCAGTCACAGTTGATGTGTTAAATCTAATTTTGTAAATCATAGTAGTAATTATACTTAAATAAGCCTATAAGTCAAGAAGGAGTTATTATCGGAAGCCACATCTTTATTTTTAGCATGTTAAGTCTATATTTACACAAAATATTATATACTACCTTGTCAATGTTTATAGAAATTATGGTAAATTAAAGATAAACATATTCTTTTTCCTAATAGTTTTAAGTCAATTGTCTAAATCAGATAGCATTAAAACCGGTAGGCAGTATTTTTAAGTTTAAAGTCAATCCCTAAACCTATGCTCTATTCAGAAAACCTAAAACTCTTTATCTTTGGGATACTATCGAAAAACACCTGACACATATCGTTTTCTTTGGATTCTCCCCAAATTGCTCTTTTAAGCACATTTTAATCTAAATTCGCTTTTGAACGTGTTACTTGTCTATTAACTGGTTAAGATACATATAGTTATATATATTACGATGCTCTGTTGCTATATATTATCATACACTGTAGGTGTTTTTATCTTATTTTTGAAAATTGGTTTTTCCTTGTTCGATAAATATATAATTCTGCCGTTATATAATATCATGCTCTATAGGTGTTTTTCTCTTATATTATAAATAGAGTTAAATTAAGATTTAAACGAAAAAAAGGACAGGGGGGCTAGGGTGGGGTTAGCCCAACCCTAAGTATCGCTATGCATGTTGCTAA
It encodes:
- a CDS encoding 3D domain-containing protein, producing MIYKIRFNTSTVTETKTGFHLIKRPPFHHLGFLRKSRGFGNRLLRILPVLLIFELFCLNRAIVQNNEKFVQPSEIQKVTDKEPASIHPLLESLKVTGYQAGELKYLGKFRVTFYWIVKESDYSGPKTTPLYLENGQLLGYFPYKFVKDFKKESCAELKDGRRISYLKKINKVRIVDRFLGHSGYHITPMTSVAVDPAIIPLGSKLYIPMLTAITSQKHNGIVFAHDIGSLINGHSIDIFVGYKENTKLLTDAGIHSSNLVDVYLLD
- the ruvA gene encoding Holliday junction branch migration protein RuvA, with the protein product MISVLHGRVISKNITSVVIDCAGIGFSVNVPFLVAQSLAIDSIVTILVQPIFSHDNFELYGFLKKEERDTFNLLLKVPGVGARAALNILSRLTPEEIHDAIGKGKTDVFKAISGIGKKKAEMIIFNLRKSVAETSTTPEVQNTVLTALMALGFSRKEALQKLSAIPDVNSKPIAEIIRLVLKSQTK
- a CDS encoding polysaccharide deacetylase family protein; its protein translation is MVKSFILINLLIVSLLISKDNFSENLRTAKKQVVVCFDDGFYGVYKYAFPVLKHYKVPFVIGLIASYIKPGTPRQNASAYSYLNQGEIKQMLNQSDVEIASHSVHHLDLGKITPERAKYEIAESKVFLESLFNQEVNTFIYPYGSTNSYIISLVKNSGYKLARSCRWGEVNLWTDRYLIPIKEVRMSTTITEIIDHIKNNSITVLVFHRITPNPMVFTDFGLSKFNQLVSMLASSPTVQFVTFKELYQQWWQEITMRYIVQKDWYYKPKDLFQTIELDKFGTTYPIINQ
- the ruvB gene encoding Holliday junction branch migration DNA helicase RuvB — encoded protein: MLTINHPRIISPKKLEGEEVFDIKLRPTSLTEFVGQQKIKENLAVFISAAKQRNEPLEHVLLFGPSGLGKTTLAHIIAKEMSANIKSTTGSVLERPLDLCGILTNLGEKDILFIDEIHRTNKTVEEYLYPALDEFLIDIMLDKGPGARTCKVPINNFTLVGATTRSGLLTAPLRARFGISFRLDYYTAEDIFQIIKRSAQILGIAIDNDGAMEIAHRSRGTPRIANRLLRRVRDFAQVEKKSIIDKSIAEYALEKLEIDKNGLDEMDKRIIMTIIDKFSGGPVGINTLSVALGENAETIEEVYEPYLVQIGFLHRTPRGREVTEIAYQYFGKKSKKQIQIGFAKSK